A stretch of Pseudolysobacter antarcticus DNA encodes these proteins:
- a CDS encoding ABC transporter ATP-binding protein: MSTESLIRLDSIKKVFLTDEVETHALAGVHFDIRRGEYVSISGPSGCGKSTLLAILGLLDTPSEGTYVLNGREVADIGASERALIRNQEIGFVFQAFNLIGDLSVFENVELPLTYRDGVSKAERRDRTIAALERVGMAHRVKHYPAQLSGGQQQRVAVARALVGQPSILLADEPTGNLDSKNGEAVMTLLDELHKAGSTICMVTHDTRYAEFAERRIFMFDGRVVDEATMHRLRHEEDERLRRPASQRIAP, encoded by the coding sequence ATGAGCACCGAATCCCTGATCCGCCTCGACAGTATCAAAAAAGTGTTCCTCACCGACGAGGTGGAAACGCACGCATTGGCCGGCGTCCATTTCGATATCCGGCGCGGCGAATACGTATCGATTTCCGGCCCGTCCGGCTGCGGCAAATCGACCCTGCTGGCGATCCTCGGTCTACTCGATACGCCGAGCGAAGGCACCTATGTTTTGAACGGTCGCGAGGTCGCCGACATCGGCGCGAGCGAACGCGCATTGATCCGCAATCAGGAAATCGGTTTTGTGTTTCAGGCGTTCAACCTGATCGGCGATCTGAGCGTATTCGAGAACGTCGAACTGCCGCTGACCTATCGCGATGGCGTGAGCAAAGCCGAGCGCCGCGACCGCACGATTGCGGCGCTCGAAAGAGTCGGCATGGCGCATCGCGTGAAACATTATCCGGCGCAACTTTCCGGTGGCCAGCAGCAACGTGTTGCGGTCGCGCGCGCGCTGGTCGGACAGCCGTCGATCCTGCTCGCCGATGAGCCCACCGGCAATCTGGATTCCAAAAACGGCGAGGCAGTGATGACGCTGCTCGACGAACTGCACAAAGCCGGTTCGACCATCTGCATGGTCACCCACGATACGCGTTATGCCGAATTCGCCGAGCGCCGGATTTTCATGTTCGATGGCCGTGTCGTCGACGAGGCAACGATGCATCGCCTGCGCCACGAAGAAGACGAACGCCTGCGTCGTCCGGCCAGCCAACGCATTGCGCCATGA
- a CDS encoding ADOP family duplicated permease yields the protein MNIFDDLRHALRSLRARGGTASFAVLTLGIGLAAAIAIFCVIDAVLLRALPYPQAERLVVIHEVADNGHSMALATPNYDDLAASLDQFDAIAFHNANSGLLRNGDNAIRAIIGFSGGDFFRALGIAPQLGRTFAAGEREPVAVIGHALWQNLLHGRADVLGQSLDIDGIPHIIIGVMPAGFAFPQETAVWTPMLDDPGTSRSAHNWQALARLRPGADLGQARLAANGLATNLKRRFGKDTDAVAFDLTPLGDAIAAPVRSALLLLAAGCAFLLLIAITNTTNLLLALNGSRSRELAVRAALGASGARLARQILFESLLIAASATLLALIAAAVAIKLLLQFAATSLPRTQEIHIGAGSIAISMLAALVIALIVTGAVVLSNRRQSVIGVLRESGRGQSPSKSHLRARALLLIGQTALTTVLLIGAGLLGRSFLALLAVDPGFATAGAVNVQVSQPWTRDAAVAATTARRYTELMSAFARLPGVNAVGGVSGLPLTDDGADGGFWDGSVTSPDKAPTPIGHAEFRVASADYFAASGIPLLRGRSFADSDRSDSEHVALISATAAHATWGERDPIGQRIQFGNMDGDMHILTIVGVVGDVHERQLERAPSGTIYVDLQQRPMVAAELNIVVRSTLATTALMSELRGSLQQLASGIPYSLRPLEEVRASALADRRFSLILLGAFASVALVLAIGGLYGLMAFAVGQREHEFALRQALGSSRSRIAKLVVGSGLRIGASGIGIGLIGALIGANTLRSLLFGVPASDPLTLIGVSLLLLITLLLACLLPARRACAVAPRDALI from the coding sequence ATGAACATCTTCGACGATCTGCGCCACGCCTTGCGCAGTCTGCGCGCGCGCGGCGGCACCGCGAGTTTTGCGGTGCTCACGCTGGGTATCGGTCTGGCGGCGGCGATCGCGATTTTCTGCGTGATCGATGCGGTGTTGTTGCGCGCGCTGCCGTACCCGCAGGCCGAGCGTCTGGTGGTGATTCACGAGGTCGCCGACAACGGTCACAGCATGGCGCTGGCGACGCCGAATTACGACGATCTCGCCGCGTCGCTCGACCAGTTCGATGCGATCGCATTCCACAACGCCAACTCCGGTCTGCTGCGTAATGGCGATAACGCGATCCGCGCAATTATCGGCTTCAGCGGCGGCGATTTTTTTCGTGCGCTCGGCATCGCGCCGCAACTCGGACGCACCTTCGCCGCCGGTGAGCGCGAGCCTGTCGCGGTGATCGGCCACGCGTTGTGGCAGAACCTGTTGCACGGTCGTGCCGACGTGCTCGGCCAGTCGCTGGATATCGATGGCATACCGCACATCATCATCGGTGTGATGCCAGCAGGTTTTGCCTTTCCGCAAGAAACCGCGGTGTGGACGCCGATGCTCGACGACCCCGGCACTTCGCGCAGCGCGCATAACTGGCAGGCACTCGCGCGACTGCGCCCGGGCGCGGATCTGGGCCAGGCGCGGCTGGCAGCGAATGGACTCGCGACCAATCTCAAACGCCGCTTCGGCAAGGACACCGATGCCGTCGCATTCGATCTCACCCCGCTCGGCGATGCGATCGCCGCACCAGTGCGTAGCGCGCTGTTGCTGCTCGCCGCGGGCTGCGCTTTCCTGCTGCTGATCGCGATCACCAACACCACCAATCTGCTGCTCGCGCTGAACGGTTCGCGCTCGCGTGAACTCGCGGTGCGCGCCGCGCTCGGCGCGAGCGGCGCGCGGTTGGCGCGACAGATTCTGTTCGAGAGTTTGCTGATCGCCGCCAGCGCGACACTGCTGGCATTGATCGCCGCGGCGGTTGCAATCAAGTTGCTGCTGCAGTTCGCCGCGACCAGTTTGCCGCGCACGCAGGAAATCCATATCGGCGCCGGCAGTATTGCGATCAGCATGCTTGCCGCGCTCGTGATCGCGCTGATCGTGACTGGCGCCGTGGTGCTCAGCAATCGTCGCCAGAGTGTGATCGGCGTATTGCGCGAAAGCGGCCGCGGCCAATCGCCAAGTAAAAGTCATCTGCGCGCGCGCGCCTTGCTGCTGATCGGACAAACAGCGCTGACCACCGTGCTGCTGATCGGCGCCGGTCTGCTCGGGCGAAGTTTTCTCGCCTTGCTCGCGGTCGATCCGGGTTTCGCCACGGCGGGCGCAGTCAACGTGCAGGTGTCGCAGCCGTGGACACGCGATGCCGCCGTCGCCGCGACCACCGCGCGACGTTACACCGAATTGATGAGTGCATTCGCGCGACTGCCCGGCGTGAATGCGGTCGGCGGCGTGAGCGGACTGCCGCTGACCGACGACGGTGCCGACGGTGGTTTCTGGGATGGCAGCGTGACCAGCCCGGACAAAGCGCCGACACCCATCGGGCATGCCGAATTTCGCGTTGCCAGCGCGGACTATTTCGCGGCCAGCGGCATCCCGCTGTTGCGCGGGCGCAGCTTCGCTGATTCCGATCGCAGCGATAGCGAACACGTCGCGTTGATCAGCGCCACTGCCGCGCACGCCACGTGGGGCGAACGCGACCCGATCGGCCAACGCATCCAGTTCGGCAACATGGACGGCGACATGCATATTCTCACCATCGTCGGCGTGGTCGGCGATGTGCACGAAAGACAACTCGAACGCGCGCCGAGCGGCACGATCTACGTCGATCTTCAACAGCGCCCGATGGTTGCGGCCGAGCTCAACATCGTGGTGCGCTCGACCCTTGCAACGACCGCGCTGATGAGTGAGTTGCGCGGCAGTCTGCAGCAACTCGCCAGCGGCATTCCGTACAGCTTGCGTCCGCTTGAAGAAGTACGCGCGTCGGCTTTGGCGGATCGGCGTTTCAGCCTGATCCTGCTGGGCGCATTCGCCAGCGTCGCGCTGGTGCTCGCGATCGGCGGCCTGTACGGCTTGATGGCATTTGCGGTCGGCCAGCGTGAGCATGAATTCGCTTTGCGCCAGGCATTGGGATCATCGCGCAGCCGCATCGCCAAACTTGTGGTCGGCAGCGGATTGCGCATCGGTGCGAGCGGGATCGGCATCGGCCTGATCGGCGCGCTGATCGGCGCCAACACCCTGCGCAGCTTGCTGTTCGGCGTGCCCGCGAGCGATCCGCTGACCTTGATCGGCGTGAGTCTGCTGTTACTTATCACCCTGCTGCTGGCATGCCTGCTGCCCGCGCGCCGCGCGTGCGCGGTGGCACCGCGTGATGCGTTGATCTGA
- a CDS encoding ADOP family duplicated permease, producing MNICWTELKHAARGIATRPAFSALVIGVLTAGLTCVIFMLAMINGFLLRPLPFAAPEQLLHAGVRNISGDENINPVNNTDLIEMRRYLASSAEIGGVARSTINLSDQDRPQRVNGAFVSTNLFHVLGIAPLLGRDFSGDDEREGAAATAMLSYELWQSRYGGDPQIIGRQVRVNAQPTTVIGVMPQNFSYPSREVIWLAAALTDAAKSDDRAYWVILRRHADATDVALSATLDNWLAQAAQREPERFRGLRAGIEPLAYMAVERSMRAMLRLMLGSVFVVLLLACANAANLLLTRTLSRRQEFALRVALGATRKRLIGHLLAESLLLSLLATVAALLLAQIGIGWQQRMLRAADFGPPLWLRFDLDSTVVLLALGAALLTALASGLLPALRAAAAVASGLREGGRNVAGGSFGRISRMLVIGEVALSCALLISVGTMLRGIVSIDHIDLGIDTGHLLSARIVLPENTYPNAAAQWQLYDKLAEHLRADAGVIDSSLGTALPGTWFNESHAVLPAENTIFGDSVLAQTSYGAVDDHFLAAYGIALQEGRFFDSRDRADGDRTAVVDRRFVERFSSDQPILGRRFRLDPRDPNAAAVTVVGVIGALKLYAPGDQPQPTLLIPLRQGPFRVASIAVRTRGDALAFAPRLDEIMRTIDPDTPVYWTRDYAAVMRSVSFGERIVAQSFGIFGAIALVLAGAGLYGVMAFSVDQRMREIGVRRALGASSPSVLRNLFGRSFVQLGVGLAIGLAGGIPFAHLLSESLHSIPASDATVVSSALGILILAAVLAVTIPARRALRVDPMIALRHD from the coding sequence ATGAACATCTGCTGGACCGAACTCAAGCACGCCGCGCGCGGCATCGCCACACGACCGGCCTTTTCTGCGCTCGTGATCGGCGTGCTTACGGCCGGACTCACCTGCGTGATTTTCATGCTTGCGATGATCAACGGTTTTCTGCTGCGGCCGCTGCCGTTCGCGGCGCCAGAACAGTTGCTGCACGCCGGTGTTCGTAATATCAGCGGCGACGAGAATATCAACCCGGTCAACAATACCGATCTGATCGAGATGCGGCGGTATTTGGCGAGCTCGGCGGAAATCGGCGGCGTGGCGCGCTCAACGATCAATCTCAGCGATCAGGATCGGCCGCAGCGCGTCAACGGCGCGTTTGTCAGCACCAATCTATTTCATGTGCTCGGTATCGCACCACTGCTCGGTCGGGATTTTTCCGGCGATGACGAGCGCGAAGGCGCGGCGGCAACCGCGATGCTGTCCTATGAGCTCTGGCAAAGCCGCTACGGCGGCGATCCGCAGATCATCGGTCGGCAGGTGCGCGTGAATGCGCAGCCGACCACGGTGATCGGCGTGATGCCGCAAAATTTCAGCTATCCGAGTCGTGAAGTGATCTGGCTCGCGGCAGCGCTCACAGATGCAGCGAAGTCGGACGATCGCGCGTACTGGGTGATCCTGCGCCGACATGCAGATGCGACCGATGTCGCTCTGAGCGCGACGCTCGATAACTGGTTGGCGCAAGCCGCGCAGCGCGAGCCGGAGCGTTTCCGCGGTCTGCGTGCGGGCATCGAGCCGCTCGCGTATATGGCGGTCGAGCGCAGCATGCGCGCGATGTTGCGACTCATGCTCGGCAGCGTTTTTGTGGTGTTGCTGCTGGCCTGCGCGAACGCCGCAAATCTGCTGCTGACGCGCACGCTGAGTCGGCGCCAGGAGTTCGCGTTGCGGGTGGCGCTGGGGGCCACGCGCAAACGCCTGATCGGCCATCTGCTCGCCGAAAGTCTGCTGCTGAGCCTGCTCGCGACGGTCGCCGCATTGCTGCTCGCGCAGATCGGCATCGGCTGGCAACAACGTATGTTGCGCGCTGCGGATTTCGGTCCGCCGCTGTGGTTGCGTTTCGATCTGGACAGCACGGTCGTGCTGCTCGCGCTTGGCGCGGCGCTGCTCACCGCCCTCGCCAGCGGTTTGCTGCCAGCGTTGCGCGCCGCTGCCGCAGTCGCGAGCGGCCTGCGCGAAGGCGGACGCAACGTCGCCGGCGGCTCGTTCGGGCGCATCAGCCGCATGCTCGTTATCGGTGAGGTCGCGTTGTCGTGCGCCTTGCTGATCAGCGTCGGCACGATGCTGCGCGGCATCGTCTCGATCGACCACATCGATCTCGGTATCGACACCGGCCACCTGCTCAGCGCTCGCATCGTATTACCGGAAAATACTTACCCGAATGCAGCGGCGCAATGGCAGCTTTACGACAAACTGGCGGAACACCTGCGCGCCGATGCGGGCGTAATCGACAGCAGCCTCGGCACTGCGCTGCCCGGCACTTGGTTCAACGAAAGTCATGCCGTGTTGCCGGCAGAAAACACAATATTCGGCGACAGCGTTTTAGCGCAGACAAGCTACGGCGCCGTCGACGATCATTTTCTCGCGGCCTATGGCATCGCCTTGCAGGAAGGCCGTTTTTTCGACAGTCGCGACCGCGCCGATGGCGATCGCACTGCGGTCGTCGATCGGCGTTTTGTCGAGCGCTTCAGCAGCGATCAACCGATCCTCGGACGCCGCTTTCGGCTCGATCCACGCGATCCGAATGCGGCCGCGGTGACGGTCGTCGGCGTGATCGGTGCACTCAAGCTGTATGCACCCGGTGATCAACCACAACCAACACTGCTGATCCCGTTGCGCCAAGGGCCGTTTCGGGTCGCCAGCATCGCGGTACGCACGCGCGGCGATGCGCTTGCGTTCGCACCGCGCCTTGACGAAATCATGCGCACGATCGATCCCGACACACCGGTGTACTGGACGCGCGACTACGCCGCCGTCATGCGCAGCGTGTCGTTCGGCGAACGCATCGTCGCGCAAAGTTTCGGCATCTTCGGCGCAATCGCGCTGGTGCTGGCCGGCGCGGGTTTGTATGGCGTGATGGCATTCAGCGTCGACCAGCGCATGCGCGAAATCGGCGTGCGCCGCGCGCTCGGTGCGAGCAGCCCAAGCGTGCTGCGCAACCTGTTTGGTCGCAGCTTCGTCCAGCTCGGTGTCGGCCTCGCCATCGGTTTGGCCGGCGGCATTCCGTTCGCACATTTATTGAGTGAATCCCTGCACAGCATTCCGGCCAGCGATGCCACTGTGGTGTCGAGCGCGCTCGGCATTTTGATTCTCGCTGCAGTGCTCGCGGTGACGATTCCGGCGCGTCGTGCGCTGCGCGTCGATCCGATGATTGCCCTGCGTCACGACTAA
- a CDS encoding efflux RND transporter periplasmic adaptor subunit: MDIARPELKKRKRRRQYIIGAIIVAALASASVGLYALGPAVASVDRSSVLIDTVKRGELLREVRGPGTLVPKEIRWIAAETAARIEHIVVRPGATVQADTVILELSNPEVESQLLAAKAAVTAAQADLAAKRTDLKSKLLDEQSALALARSSYEIARMQAEAEKVIADKGVIAAVQYKKSLVMLEQLKGRVSIEEQRVVEFGQNITAQIAAEQARLDQLVGACNLRQRQADSLHLRAGIAGVLQQVPVEEGQQVVAGTNLARVARPNELRAQLRIAETQAKDIVLGQPVKVDTRNGVVEGKVVRVDPAVQNGTVQVDVDLTGALPAGARPDLSVDGTIEIDRLPDVLFVGRPAFGQPDSEVRMFRLDAATGIAARVPVRLGKSSVNLIEILQGLRVGDQVILSDTSAYDQHDRIRLK; the protein is encoded by the coding sequence ATGGACATTGCCCGCCCCGAACTGAAAAAACGCAAACGCCGCCGCCAGTACATCATCGGCGCCATCATTGTTGCCGCCCTCGCCAGCGCCAGCGTCGGGCTGTATGCGCTCGGCCCCGCCGTGGCCTCAGTCGATCGCAGCAGCGTGCTGATCGATACCGTCAAACGCGGCGAACTGCTGCGCGAAGTGCGCGGCCCGGGCACGTTGGTGCCGAAGGAAATCCGCTGGATTGCCGCCGAAACCGCAGCGCGTATCGAACACATCGTGGTGCGCCCCGGTGCTACGGTGCAGGCCGATACGGTAATCCTCGAACTCAGCAATCCCGAGGTCGAAAGCCAATTGCTCGCCGCAAAAGCTGCCGTCACGGCGGCGCAGGCCGACCTCGCCGCCAAGCGCACCGATCTGAAATCGAAACTTCTCGACGAACAATCTGCGCTCGCCTTGGCGCGCAGCAGTTATGAGATCGCGCGGATGCAGGCCGAGGCCGAAAAAGTCATCGCCGACAAAGGCGTGATCGCTGCCGTGCAATACAAAAAAAGCCTGGTGATGCTGGAGCAGCTTAAGGGGCGCGTGTCGATCGAAGAACAGCGCGTGGTCGAATTCGGCCAAAACATCACGGCGCAGATCGCTGCCGAACAAGCGCGCCTTGATCAGCTCGTTGGGGCGTGTAATCTGCGCCAGCGCCAGGCCGATTCGCTGCATTTGCGCGCGGGTATCGCCGGCGTGTTGCAGCAGGTGCCGGTCGAGGAAGGCCAGCAGGTTGTGGCCGGTACCAATCTCGCGAGAGTGGCGCGGCCGAACGAGTTGCGCGCGCAACTGCGCATCGCCGAAACCCAAGCGAAGGACATCGTGCTCGGCCAGCCGGTAAAAGTGGATACGCGCAACGGCGTCGTTGAAGGCAAAGTGGTGCGCGTTGATCCAGCCGTGCAGAACGGCACGGTGCAGGTGGATGTCGATCTGACCGGCGCGCTGCCAGCCGGCGCGCGCCCCGATCTTTCAGTCGACGGGACGATCGAAATTGATCGCCTGCCAGATGTACTTTTTGTTGGTCGTCCGGCGTTCGGCCAGCCTGATTCCGAGGTGCGCATGTTTCGCCTCGATGCGGCCACCGGTATTGCCGCGCGCGTGCCGGTGCGGCTCGGTAAAAGTTCGGTCAACTTGATAGAAATTCTGCAAGGTCTGCGCGTCGGCGATCAGGTGATTCTGTCCGATACCAGCGCGTACGATCAGCACGATCGTATCCGTCTGAAATAA
- a CDS encoding ADOP family duplicated permease gives MNICWTELKHAARGIATRPAFSALVIGVLAAGLTCVIFMLAMINGFVRPPPFNAPDQLLKAGLVEKNGHEQFNNADLSVGNDNDFLQIRRQLKGIAEVASYTTAVIRLSDLDRPEVVEGGINTTNLFHVFGVAPMLGRDFVDDDGREGSPAVAMLSYRLWQSRYGGDPAIIERQIRVDSHAANIIGVMPENYGYPGKEALWIPAVLGEGKNLVAADWGMKIVLRRMPGIDDAAIQNALDSWFADAVRAEPHRLQNQHAVIAAFTHYSPRERLFFTLAFVAVMLVLLVACANAANLLLTRTLARRQELGVRIALGASRSRIVLQLLMQSLLLSLIAAAIAVPLAVIGAVWQESTWLQSDAHAPWQHFSLDSSSVLFAIGATLISALLCGLLPALHASNTLTAGPLRDAAPSVVGGSFARVSRILVIGEIALSCVLLISVGTMLRAITAVEHAHLGIDEQHLLSAKFDLTKSTYPSNNDQLRLYEKLTQRLRDDANVVDASVGQIQPGVWSDTLDVAPDSAPIGDHVLPPMYYGAVDDHSLSTFGIHLQEGRFFDSRDRADSEQVAVVDRRFVERLGDGASVLGKRFRIDSSDPSMRTVTVVGVVETLTLTTPQEPKFPSMLVPLRQAPNVYGIVTVRTRGNAKSYTPRLTEIMHGIDPDIPLYGVGDYAKYNHRNTTNERQTLQWFAISGLIALLIASAGLYGVMAFSVGQRTREIGVRRALGAPQWRILRSVFARAAAQVGIGLALGLGMGIPFARMLTRYSQTVAVHDPLMVLGVLCMLLLTAAFAVIVPARRALRVDPMIALRHE, from the coding sequence ATGAACATCTGCTGGACCGAACTCAAGCACGCCGCGCGCGGCATCGCCACACGACCGGCCTTTTCTGCGCTCGTGATCGGCGTGCTTGCCGCCGGACTTACCTGCGTGATTTTCATGCTTGCGATGATCAACGGTTTTGTCCGTCCACCGCCATTCAATGCGCCCGATCAATTATTGAAGGCCGGTCTGGTCGAAAAAAACGGTCACGAACAATTCAACAATGCGGACCTGAGTGTCGGCAACGATAATGATTTTTTGCAAATCCGTCGGCAGCTCAAAGGCATTGCCGAAGTCGCGAGTTATACGACGGCGGTGATCCGGCTCAGCGATCTGGATCGCCCCGAAGTTGTCGAAGGCGGCATCAACACCACCAATCTGTTTCATGTCTTCGGTGTTGCCCCGATGCTCGGTCGCGATTTCGTCGACGACGATGGTCGTGAAGGTTCGCCGGCTGTGGCCATGCTGTCCTATCGCTTGTGGCAGAGCCGTTATGGCGGCGATCCAGCGATCATCGAACGACAAATTCGAGTCGACTCTCATGCGGCCAATATCATCGGCGTCATGCCCGAAAATTATGGTTATCCGGGTAAGGAGGCGCTGTGGATTCCCGCCGTGCTTGGCGAAGGCAAGAACCTCGTCGCAGCAGATTGGGGCATGAAAATTGTGCTGCGTCGCATGCCAGGAATCGACGATGCGGCGATACAGAATGCGTTGGATTCGTGGTTCGCCGACGCCGTGCGCGCCGAGCCGCATCGCCTGCAGAATCAGCATGCGGTGATCGCGGCTTTTACGCATTACAGCCCGCGCGAACGGCTTTTTTTTACGCTCGCATTTGTCGCCGTGATGCTGGTGCTGCTGGTGGCCTGCGCCAACGCCGCCAATCTATTGCTGACACGCACGTTGGCGCGTCGCCAGGAACTCGGCGTTCGCATCGCGCTGGGCGCAAGCCGATCACGGATCGTATTGCAATTGCTGATGCAGAGCCTGTTGCTGAGTCTGATCGCCGCGGCGATTGCAGTGCCGCTGGCCGTGATTGGTGCGGTTTGGCAGGAGTCGACTTGGCTTCAGTCCGATGCGCATGCGCCGTGGCAACATTTTTCGCTGGATTCGAGCAGTGTGCTGTTCGCCATTGGCGCAACGTTGATATCGGCACTGCTATGCGGTTTGTTACCGGCACTCCATGCAAGCAACACGCTGACGGCAGGCCCGTTGCGCGATGCTGCGCCGAGTGTCGTCGGCGGTTCATTCGCGCGTGTCAGTCGAATTCTCGTGATCGGTGAAATCGCGCTTTCGTGCGTGCTGTTGATCAGCGTCGGCACGATGCTGCGCGCCATCACCGCGGTCGAACATGCGCATCTCGGCATCGACGAACAACACCTGCTCAGCGCAAAGTTCGATCTGACCAAGAGCACCTATCCCAGCAATAACGATCAACTGCGTTTGTACGAAAAACTGACGCAGCGCCTGCGCGACGATGCCAATGTGGTTGATGCCTCGGTCGGTCAGATACAGCCCGGCGTATGGAGCGATACGCTCGATGTAGCGCCGGACAGCGCGCCGATAGGTGATCACGTTTTGCCACCGATGTATTACGGTGCGGTGGACGATCACAGCCTGAGCACCTTCGGCATCCATTTGCAGGAAGGGCGATTTTTCGACAGCCGCGATCGCGCCGACAGTGAGCAAGTGGCGGTGGTCGATCGGCGTTTTGTCGAACGTCTCGGTGATGGCGCCAGCGTGTTGGGCAAACGCTTCCGCATCGATTCGAGCGATCCAAGCATGCGTACGGTGACCGTGGTCGGCGTTGTCGAAACCTTGACCCTGACCACGCCACAAGAGCCGAAGTTTCCATCGATGCTGGTACCGCTGCGCCAGGCACCGAACGTGTATGGCATCGTCACTGTGCGCACGCGTGGTAACGCAAAATCGTATACCCCGCGACTGACCGAAATCATGCACGGCATCGATCCGGATATTCCGTTGTACGGCGTCGGCGACTATGCAAAGTACAACCATCGAAACACCACCAATGAACGCCAGACCTTGCAGTGGTTTGCCATCTCCGGCTTGATCGCGTTGTTGATCGCGAGTGCTGGCCTCTACGGCGTAATGGCGTTCAGCGTTGGCCAGCGCACGCGAGAAATCGGTGTACGCCGTGCACTAGGTGCGCCGCAGTGGCGAATATTGCGCAGCGTCTTTGCCCGCGCCGCCGCGCAAGTCGGGATCGGCCTCGCCTTGGGCTTAGGCATGGGCATTCCGTTCGCGCGCATGCTGACCCGATATTCCCAAACCGTTGCTGTGCACGACCCGCTGATGGTACTCGGCGTGTTGTGTATGTTGCTGCTGACCGCAGCATTCGCGGTGATCGTTCCGGCGCGTCGCGCGTTGCGTGTCGATCCAATGATTGCCCTGCGCCACGAGTGA